GCTCCTCGAACAGTTCGGCCTTGGCCTGGCGCATGACGTCCTCGCAGGCGGCCTGGTGGGCGAGCTGGGTCAGCAGGCTCTGGGTCACGGCGAAGCCCTTGCCGAGACAGATGTCCACCTCTTCGCGACTCAAGTGGGGTATCACGTTGTAGTCGATCTTGATCGTTCTGCCACGTCCGTCCAGCTTGTCGGCGAGGCTGCGAATCAGCCAGGCGAGGCGCTCGCGCCAGCCGCTCGTCTCTTCCCTGCCTTCGTTCACGCTGAACGTGCATCGCCACTCAGGTTTGTAGACTCGCATGAGTACCTCCTGTACTGGCTTGGTTATGAATGATCGATCGTGGTGTATGACTCCGTTTCCTTCGACAAGACTACGTTTCTAAGAATACCAAACTTATACTGGACTTTCACGAGCTGTGCCGCTTCGCTACGTCTGCCAGATGCAACCCGGCAGCTTCGTGACCATGCGAACCGGAGCGCGTTCCTTGCTTATCGGCGCTGATGGAAGAACCTTGAGAGGCTAGGGAGGCATGGGAGGGCGAAAGTAGCCGTTGGTTGGGTCTCAACCTCGGCTCAATGGCACCCGGGATGCAGAGCCCGGGTGCTGGGGCTCACGCGAGTCGGCTCTGGCTCAGGCGGCCCAGAGCGAGCGAGTCTCTTCCGACAGTGCCTGGCGCAGCTTATCGGTCAGGCCCGGGTCGACCTGGCGCGACACGACGCGTAGCACTGCGGAAACCGTATCGGCATCGACTCGTTCGATCATCCCCGGCGTCGACTTCACTTGTTGGAGGAACTCCTCCTGGCTGCGCAGTGGCATGGGCTGCTGGGCCGGGTCGTACTGCTCGTAAAAGGCGCCGCGAAGCAGCAGCGGCAGTTGAGCCGCGAAATGGGCCGCCAAGTCGGCCGGCAGCTTGTCCCGCAGGGTGCGCAAGGTAGCGCAAAGCGTATGCCAGGCTTCCTGCTTGCTGCAGTTAGGGCGCTCTTGCATCAGCTCATCGAGCCAGATGTGAGTCTTCTGCAGTGTCTTGTCGAACACATCGAGGCCGGTATCGCTCATCCTTCACCTCCTCTGTCTTGGCGGGTAAGACGGGGTCGGGTTTTGCAGCCTAGGAAGAAGGCGAAGAATAAGCCAAGCGGATCAAGGTAACCCTTGGCTGGATTTTGGTAACGGCAGTGGGCGAAGTTGCAGCGCGTTTCTGCCTCCGCCGCCGGGTCAGAGCCGTATCAGCATCTTGCCTCGATTGGCGCCCTCGAAGAGCTTGAGGAAGGCGTCGGGGGTACGCTCCAGCCCCTCCTCGACGGTTTCTGCGTAGTCGATCTCGCCGCGAGCAACACGGGGGCCGACCTCCTCGAGGAAATGGGGATATTCGGTCCAGTGGTCGGCGACGATGAAGCCCTGCATGCGGGCGCGCTGGACCAGCAGGTTCGCCAGGTTGCTCGGGCCGCGGTCGGGGGCTTCGCTGTTGTAGCGCGAGATCAGCCCACAGATGGCGATACGCGCCCCGACCTTGAGGTGGTCCAGCGCTGCCTCCAGGCAGTCACCGCCGACATTCTCGAAGTAGACGTCGAAGCCCTCGGGGCAGGCGTCCTCCAGGTCGGCGCCGAGCTGCCGGGCATCCTTGCCCTTGTAGCTCACGGCGTGAATGTCGCGTTGTTCCAGCCATTCCAGCTTGTCCGCTG
This portion of the Billgrantia sulfidoxydans genome encodes:
- a CDS encoding DUF2267 domain-containing protein, with product MSDTGLDVFDKTLQKTHIWLDELMQERPNCSKQEAWHTLCATLRTLRDKLPADLAAHFAAQLPLLLRGAFYEQYDPAQQPMPLRSQEEFLQQVKSTPGMIERVDADTVSAVLRVVSRQVDPGLTDKLRQALSEETRSLWAA